The sequence TCTCGCGCGGCTGGAGCCTGCCGAACTGCACGGCCAGCCCATGCTGCGTGTCGTGCGGCACGGCGCGGAGTAACGGTCTCGTTTGCGGGCAGTCGGGAGCGATGATGGTTCACCGCCCCCGTTTTTCGTTATCGGCTCAGCCGGGCTGCTTCGTCTTGCGCAGATAGGGAAGAACCGTGTCGTAGGAGCCGAAACGGGCAATTGCATCTTCGTTGGAGACGGCGGCGGTGATGATGACGTCTTCGCCCTGTTTCCAGTTGGCCGGCGTCGCTACCTGATGCCTGGACGTCAACTGGATGGAATCGATGGCACGGAGAATTTCCTCGAAGTTGCGGCCGGTGGTCATCGGGTAGGTGAGGACCAGCTTGATCTTCTTGTCGGGACCAATGACGAAGACCGAGCGCACCGTCGCATTGTCGGCCGGCGTGCGGCCTTCGGAACTGTCGCCGGCCCCGGCGGGCAGCATGTCATAGAGCT comes from Rhizobium rhizogenes and encodes:
- a CDS encoding peroxiredoxin yields the protein MSLRINDIAPDFTAETTHGPVSFHDWIGDGWAVLFSHPKNFTPVCTTELGAMGGLQPEFEKRGVKIIGISVDPVESHEKWKNDIRTATGFNVDYPLIGDKDLKVAKLYDMLPAGAGDSSEGRTPADNATVRSVFVIGPDKKIKLVLTYPMTTGRNFEEILRAIDSIQLTSRHQVATPANWKQGEDVIITAAVSNEDAIARFGSYDTVLPYLRKTKQPG